A region of Firmicutes bacterium HGW-Firmicutes-1 DNA encodes the following proteins:
- a CDS encoding DNA-binding response regulator: MKFYFALCDDEKEHLLILHEKIANIMEENDYEVIVNGYESGQELINCIKNRINKYHIIFLDIQMTETNGIETGKRIRELNKNIIIIYITGFMDYSINAFEIRAFDYILKPINTNKLKKAILDAIVRIELFENQQRNIEQFLTLSYNKEILNIRLEDIIYIEKIKNKSIIICGEEKYEVYDSLCNIKKKLNENIFIQPHQGYIINKNKINHYKNQQLTLTSKYIVPVSKNNINTIRKAFFESLR, translated from the coding sequence ATGAAATTCTACTTCGCTTTATGTGATGATGAAAAAGAACATTTGTTAATTTTACATGAAAAAATTGCGAATATTATGGAAGAAAATGATTATGAAGTTATTGTTAACGGGTATGAATCAGGACAAGAACTTATTAATTGCATAAAAAACCGGATTAACAAGTATCACATTATATTTCTAGACATACAAATGACGGAAACAAATGGCATAGAAACTGGTAAAAGAATTAGGGAGCTTAATAAAAATATAATCATTATTTACATTACGGGGTTTATGGATTATTCGATAAATGCATTTGAGATAAGAGCATTCGATTATATACTTAAACCAATTAATACAAATAAATTAAAAAAAGCAATATTAGATGCTATTGTTCGCATTGAATTATTTGAGAATCAGCAAAGGAATATAGAACAATTTCTTACATTAAGTTATAACAAAGAGATTCTTAATATAAGACTAGAAGATATTATTTACATAGAGAAGATTAAAAATAAGAGCATTATTATATGTGGTGAAGAAAAATATGAAGTGTATGATAGCTTATGTAATATTAAAAAGAAATTAAATGAAAACATATTTATTCAACCACATCAAGGATATATAATTAATAAGAATAAAATAAACCACTATAAAAACCAGCAGCTTACACTTACCTCCAAATATATAGTACCAGTGAGTAAAAACAATATAAATACTATAAGAAAAGCTTTTTTTGAAAGTTTAAGGTGA
- a CDS encoding asparaginase, translated as MVIALKEETNLITPKKSWNDLKFHYLSVIEDPWYKSVMDLQHLISYYTYMFYEQRNLKTLHLPITTSSISSPMGLGSDSTPVKVNICDVDTYLADSMQFMLEYGCRIYEEGCFYIMPSFRGEVADERHLCQFYHSEAEIIGGLDDVIALIEDYVKYLCEKLIESYEEKLLKVAGTVEHIREILAVVDGFPRITLQEAIKLLDKKYSNSLKPLYIKHPEGFTILTNYGEKKLIELFGGIVWVTHFEHLSLPFYQAFSDKEQKYALNADLLFGIGEVIGAGERHKDYEKVKKALKIHQVEEQEYEWYCNMKKKYPMQTAGFGMGVERFILWILQHDDIRDCQVLPRFNGINCLP; from the coding sequence ATGGTTATTGCATTAAAAGAAGAAACAAATCTGATTACACCCAAAAAGAGTTGGAATGATCTAAAATTTCATTATTTATCAGTCATTGAAGATCCCTGGTATAAATCTGTAATGGATTTGCAGCATTTAATATCTTACTATACCTATATGTTTTATGAACAAAGAAATTTGAAAACTTTACATTTACCAATTACAACAAGCTCAATATCTAGTCCTATGGGATTAGGTAGCGATTCAACGCCTGTAAAAGTAAATATATGTGATGTTGATACATATCTTGCAGATTCTATGCAATTTATGCTTGAGTATGGATGTAGAATTTATGAAGAAGGCTGCTTTTATATCATGCCTTCTTTTAGAGGAGAAGTAGCAGACGAAAGACATTTATGCCAGTTCTATCATAGTGAAGCAGAAATAATAGGTGGCCTTGATGATGTAATAGCTTTAATAGAGGATTACGTTAAGTATTTATGTGAGAAACTTATAGAAAGCTATGAAGAAAAGTTATTAAAAGTAGCTGGAACTGTAGAGCATATAAGAGAAATATTAGCGGTAGTTGATGGATTTCCACGCATTACCTTACAAGAAGCAATAAAATTACTTGACAAAAAATATTCTAACTCTCTAAAACCGCTATATATCAAACACCCTGAAGGATTTACTATATTAACGAACTATGGTGAGAAAAAACTGATAGAGTTATTTGGAGGGATTGTATGGGTTACTCACTTTGAGCATTTGTCATTACCTTTCTACCAAGCATTCTCGGATAAAGAACAAAAATATGCATTAAATGCAGATTTATTATTTGGTATAGGAGAAGTCATTGGGGCAGGAGAAAGACATAAAGATTACGAAAAAGTGAAAAAAGCATTAAAAATTCACCAAGTAGAGGAACAGGAATATGAATGGTATTGTAATATGAAAAAGAAGTATCCTATGCAAACTGCTGGTTTTGGGATGGGTGTTGAAAGATTTATATTATGGATATTACAACATGATGATATAAGAGATTGCCAAGTCCTTCCAAGATTTAATGGTATTAATTGTTTGCCATAA